DNA from Tsuneonella dongtanensis:
CCATCGACCGGGCCATGCCGCGCGGCGCATCGTCCTTGGGCCAGAAACGATCGCGGCCCACCTTGTCGGCCAGGTAATCGAGGATCGCCAGGCTGTCCCAGATCACTGCGTCACCATCCCACAGGATGGGCACCTTGCCGCTCGAGGGCTGGATCTCGCCCATCTCGCGCTTAACGTGCTCCCATTCCTCGCCGTAGATCGGCACGGTCAGCTCCTCGAACGCGAGGCCCGACTGCTTGGCCGCCAGCCAGCCGCGCAACGACCAGCTCGAGTAATTCCTGTTACCGACGATAAGCTTCAAAGGACTGCCCTGTTTCCCACCTGTCCGGGGCCCTAGGCGTTCAGCCTTGTGCTGTCGAGGCTGAACGCTGTCACACCTGTCACAGTGTCCAGGGGAAAAGAACTCGGCCTCCGACATTCCCGCCCCGGCAGCGAATTCGACGAGGATTCGGCGGGCTTCGGCGCGGTTCATCGCCGTCTGGTGACACGGCACGATGACTGTAGGAAAATGCTTTATCGAGAGGTAGTCTTGCCGACATGAGCCTGCGCCCGTTCCACCTCGCCGTTCCCGTTCGCGACATCGCCGAAGCGCGCGCCTTCTATGGCGGCGTCCTTGGCCTGCCCGAAGGCCGCAGTGCCGAGGCCTGGGTGGATTTCGACTTCTTCGGCCACCAGTTCGTCGTGCACCACGCGCCGCAGCGCGCCAGCGGGGACGCCGCGGTCAACCCCGTCGACGGCCACGGCGTGCCGGTTCCGCATTTCGGAGTGGTGCTGACCCTGGAGGCGTTCGACGCGCTGGCCGCGAAGATGCGCGACGCCGGCACCCGCTTCGACATCGAGCCCTATACCCGCTTCGCCGGAGAACCGGGCGAGCAGAAGACCATGTTCTTCCGCGACCCCAGCGGCAACGCGATCGAGATGAAGGCGTTCGCAAGCCTCGAATCGCTGTTCGCGACCTAGGCCGCTGAGGTCAGGTTTCGGAATCCGCGAGCACCGCCGCGCGCAGCTGCGCGATCCCCATGCCTTTCTCGCTCGAGGTGGCGTGCACCTCTGGATAGGCGGCAACGTGCTTGCGCGCTTCCGCCCGGGTAGCATCCAGCACGGCCGCAAGCTCGCTTGCCTTGATCTTGTCGGCCTTGGTCAGCACCAGCCGATAACCGACCGCCGCTTCGTCGAGCAGCTTCATCATTTCCCGGTCGACATCCTTCACCCCGTGGCGGCTGTCGATCAGCACCAGCGTCCGCTTGAGGACCTGCCGCCCGCGCAGGAAATCGCGCACGAGCATCTTCCACCGCTCCACGACCTTCACCGGTGCCTTGGCGAAACCGTAGCCAGGCATGTCGACCAGCCGCAGCGCGAGCGGGTCACCCACCTCGAAGAAATTGAGTTCCTGCGTGCGCCCAGGAGTGACCGACGCGCGGGCCAGGCTCTTGCGGCCCGTGAGCGCGTTGAGCAGCGAGCTCTTGCCGACGTTCGACCGGCCGGCAAATGCGATCTCCGGCACCACCGGGTCGGGCAGGAACTTGAGCTGCGGCGCCGAGAGCAGGAACTCGACACGCCCCGTCAGGAGCTTGCGGGCGCGTTCCTCCAGCTCGGCGGCAGCGGCCTCTTCCTCGTTCACCCTTTAGCCTTCGCGTCGCGCGCCTTGGCCCGGTCCTGGTCGGTCTTGTCCTTTTCCGCCTGCGCCCGCAGCTGCGGGTGCTTGGAATAGAGATAGCTCTGCTGGGCCAGCGTCAGCAGGTTGTTGGTGATCCAGTAGATCAGCAAGCCCGCGGCAAACGGCGCCATCACGAACATCAGCACCCACGGCATGAACTTGAACATCTGCGCCTGGACGGGGTCGGTCGCAGGCGGGTTGAGGCGGAACGTCGCCCACATCGAGATGCCGAGCAGGACCGCCAGCGGCCCGATCGCAAGGAAGCTTGGCGGAGTGAACGGCAAGAGGCCGAAGAGGTTGAGGATGTGCGCCGGGTCGGGCGCGGAAAGGTCCTGGATCCAGAGCGCGAACGGCTTGTGGCGCATCTCGATCGAGACCATCAGGACCTTGTAGAGGCCATAGAAGATCGGGATCTGCAGCAGGACCGGCAGGCAGCCCGCGAGCGGGTTCACGCCCTCGGTCTTGTAGAGCGCCATGATCTCCTGCTGCTGCTTGGGCTTGTCGTCCTTGTATCGGTCCTGGATCGCCTTCATCTTCGGCTGGATCGCGCGCATGGCCGCCATGCTGGCGAACTGCTTTTGCGCGATGGGGAACATCAGGCCGCGGACGATGACCGTCAGCAGGATGATCGCCACGCCGAAGTTGCCCGCGATGCCGTAGAGCCAGCGCAGCAGCCAGAGGATCGGTTTCTCGATCACCCCGAACCAGCCCCAGTCGATCGCGTTGTCGAATCCGGCGATGCCGGCCCGCTCGTATCCGCCTAGGACCTCGCTCTCTTTCGCCCCGGCGAAAAGCTGGGTCGTGCGCGAGATCTGGCGGCCCGTGGGTACGGTCAGCGGCTGGTAGATCGCGTCGGCGCGGAACACTCCGCCGCCAAGCGAGCGGAAATCGGCATCCACCCGCGCGGTTGACTGCGGAACGATGGCCGACATCCAGTAGATGTCGGTGAAGCCGATCCAGCGCGCCGAACCTTCGGGGGTCAGTCGGCCGGCAGCCGCGATATCGTCGTAATCGGTCCCGAAATCGACGCCGTCGTCGAAATAGCCGATCGGGCCCGAATGGATCGTCCACTGGTCGAGACTGGCAGTCGCGGAGGTCCGGCTGACGGTTGCGAACGGGCGCACGACGATGGGTGCGCGCGAGGCGTTGCCCACGGTCTGCTTGGCCGTGATGAGGTAGTTGTCGTCGATCGACAGTTCGATCGTGAAGACCTGGCCCTCGCCATTGGGCCATTTCAGCGTCACCGGCTTTCCGGGCGCGAGCGGGCCGCCTTCGGCAGTCCAGACGGTCTTCGCGTCGGGGACCCTCAGCCCTTCGCCCACCCAGCCGAACTGGGCGAAGTGCTGCGCCGGCGTGCCGGCGGGGCTGAACAAGCGAACGGGGTCCGAATCCTTCTTGAGCGTTTCGCGACGACCCTTGAGCGTCAGGTCGTCGATCCGTGCGCCGACGAGGTCGATCGAACCCGAGACCGCGGGTGCGTCTATCCGGACGCGCTGCGGCGACTTCAACGCCGTGGCAAGGTCGCGCTTCTCGAGCGCCACCGCCGCCGGATCGGTCAGGCCACCTTCGCGCGTCGGGGCAGAGCTCGCCGACGGAGCCGGTGCTGCCGCCTGGGTCGGCGTCGGCCGGTCGGGTTGCGGATAGAACTGCTGCATCATCGCGTCCCACCCGAAAAGGAGCAGGCCGCACAGCACCACGGCGAGAAGGAGATTGCGCTGGTTATCCAAGAAGATCGATCCCGAATTCTGTCACTGTGGTTGTCGCGATATTCGCATCAGGGCACCGGGTCGTAGCCGTGCCCGCCCCACGGGTGGCAGCGCATTATACGCTTCAGGGCGATCCATCCACCTTTGATTGCCCCGTGCCTTTCGAGCGCTTCGATGGCGTACTGCGAACACGATGGTGCGTATCGACAAGTCGGCGGAAGCACCCGGCTGGGACCGAGCTGCCAGGCTCGGGCAACGAGGATGAGAACCTGCTTCACCGCTTGCGTCGCCGCGGCGGATCGCCCTTGCCTGCAGCGGCGCGCGACAGCGCGGCAACGAGCTCGTCACGCATCAGAGCGAAGTCGCGTTCGATCCCGCCTTCGCGACCGATCAGTACGTGATCGTGATCCGGCAGGCCTCGCTGCGGCAGCTCGCCGCGCAGCAGCTCGCGAAACCGGCGCTTCATCCGGTTCCTCACGACCGCGTTCCCGATCTTCTTGGTGACGGTCACTCCGAACCGCTTGCCGCGCCCGCCGTTCGGCTGCGCCAACAGCACAAAGCCGGGCCGCGCCACCCGCACCCCGCGATTCGCCGCGAGAAAGTCGGCGCGCTTACGAATGGTCGAGAGCGTCATGGGCGGCGATATAGGTGACTAACACACCGAATCAAAGTGCGAGTGCGCGGCGCCAACGACAACGGGCCCCCGACAAGGGAGCCCGCAAGCCCGACCGGGCGCCCGCAGCTGCTCCGAGGCCCGAGCCGAGGAAACAGCGGCGAGGACGAGCGCGCGGAGGCGCGCTCGAAAAATGTTACGCGCAGAGCTTCTTGCGACCGCGGGCGCGACGAGCGCGAAGGACCTTGCGGCCGCCGGGGGTCGCCTTGCGGGCGAAGAAACCGTGGCGACGGGCGCGCACGAGGTTGCTGGGCTGGAAAGTCCGCTTCATCGGATCCTCGAATATCTAAAACGCAAAGGGGCGGCCGAACGTGCAGCCGCCGTCAGGGGCGCGCCACTATGGGAAGCGGGACCCCAAGTCAAGGTAGGCGATCGAAGGCGATTGCTCCTGCGGAGCGGCCACGGTCACGTCGCCGTCGCGCGCCTCTCCCACCCAACGGCGCATGTCCTGCGCGGTCAGCCAACGCGCATCGGCGTTGGGCACGGCGTTTGTCATGTCATAGAAGGCCTGCGGCTGGGCGACGCCCATCTCGCGGTAATAGTCGACATAGGCCCGGTTGTAGGGCGAATCGGGGGCATAGTCGGCCGGCTCCCGCCCGTCGCTGTCGCGCCAGGCATGAACCGCGAATTCCGCCCCGTCGTCGATCAGGCGGCGTTTACCCGCCAGGAACAGTTCGACCGCGCCCGAACGTACCGAGCCGCCCGCGGGCACATGCGTCGCGAGGCCTCTGGCCCGGATCATCCGCCCCAGCTTCAGGTTGGCCGAATCGTCGTCCGTACCGGGGCATTCGACCAGCTCGAGAATCGCGATGCCGGGATGGTCGCGCAGCATCGCCTCGAAGTCGGCAATGGTCGCCGCGTCCGTCACGTCCACGAGCGCCGCGCGCTTCTCGTCGAGAACCCGGAACGGTCCATAATCCGCGACGCCAACCGTCGCCTGCTTGGGAGCGAAGGCGACCGCGCGCTCGGCACCTTCGTCCGCACGCTCCTGTGCCGCCGCCGGAGCGGCGACGATCGAAGCGGTCAGCGCGATAAGGGCAAACACGTTACGCACGATCTCTGGCTAACGCGCAGGCGCTTGCCAAAGCGCCAAACGTCATGGTTAATCGTCGCTTAAAACTAACGGTCCGCCGCAAGACCCAGCCACTCGACAGCCGGACGAATAGTCGGCACAAGCCATTCATTACTTGGGGGGTTTTGTGGTCGCACTGGTCCGGACGGTGGCCTATCTCGGGCTGGAGGCGCGCGCGGTCGAAGTGCAGTGCCAGGTCGCCCCGGGAATGCCGCGCTTCAATCTTGTCGGACTTCCGGACAAGGCGGTGGGCGAAAGCCGGGAGCGGGTGCAGGCCTCGCTTGCCGCCATGGGGCTTTCGCTCCCGCCCAAGCGGATCACCATCAACCTGTCGCCCGCCGACCTGCCCAAGGAGGGCAGCCACTACGACCTGCCGATCGCATTGGCGCTGCTTGCGGCGATGGGCGTCACCGACGCCGAACAACTCGGCGACTGGATCGCGGTGGGCGAACTCGCCCTGGACGGGCGGGTGGCTCCCTCTCCCGGGGTCCTGCTGGCCGCGATTCATGCCAACGAGGTGGACGCCGGACTGATCTGTCCGGCCGCGCAGGGATCCGAGGCACGCTGGGCGAGCGGCGTACCGGTCATCGCCGCGCCCGACCTCGTGAGCCTGCTCAACCACCTCAAGGGGACCAGCCGCCTGCCCGATCCCGCTCCGGGAGAGGTCGAGGATCCGGGCTTCGGACCGGACCTCAAGCAGGTGAAGGGCCAGGAGACGGCGAAGCGCGGGCTCGAGATCGCCGCCGCCGGCGGGCACAACCTGCTGATGATCGGCCCGCCGGGTGCGGGCAAGTCGCTGATGGCAAGCTGCCTGCCCGGCATATTGCCGCCGCTGACACCGGCAGAGGCGCTCGAGACGAGCATGGTCGCCTCGGTGGCGGGCACGCTCGAGAGCGGGCGGATCAGCCGCGCTCGCCCTTTCCGAGCGCCCCATCACTCGGCGAGCATGGCGGCGCTGACCGGCGGCGGCCTGCGCGTGCGCCCGGGCGAAGTCAGCCTCGCGCATCTCGGCGTGCTGTTCCTCGACGAGCTGCCCGAATTCCAGCGCGCGGTGCTCGATTCGCTGCGCCAGCCGCTCGAGACCGGAAAGGTCGACGTCGCTCGCGCCAATGCGCACGTATCCTTCCCGGCGCGGGTGCAGCTCGTCGCGGCGATGAACCCGTGCCGCTGCGGCCACCTTGGCGATCCCGCGCTCGCGTGCAGCCGCGCCCCGCGCTGCGCCGCCGATTACCAGAGCAAGGTCTCGGGCCCGATGCTCGACCGGATCGATCTGCATGTGGAGGTCGATCCGGTGAGCGCCGCGGACCTCTCGCTGCCTCCGCCCGCCGAAGGGAGCGCCGAAGTCGCCGCGCGCGTCGCCGCGGCCCGCGCGGTCCAGACGGCCAGGGCCGCGGAAACGGGCGCACGCACCAACGCGGAGCTGGACGGCGAGCTGCTCGAACGCTTTGCCACTCCCGACGAACCCGGACGCAAGCTCCTCATGCAGGCGGCCGAGGCCATGCGCCTCTCCGCGCGCGGCTACACCCGGATGCTGCGGGTGGCCCGCACGATCGCCGACCTTGCGGGCGCAGAGCAGGTCGGGCGCATCCATGTGGCCGAGGCGCTGAGCTACCGGCGGAGCGCGCCGCGGGCTTAACGCCGGGTTCACCGGGAGGCGGGCCTATCTTGCACGCAAGAAAGGGTCCGGTTTCATGCGCAGTCTAATGCTCGCCGCCGCCTGCCTGCTCGGGGGCTGCACGTCGTCCATTGTCGCCGACGGGGAGAGCGCCGCTGCGC
Protein-coding regions in this window:
- a CDS encoding VOC family protein; translated protein: MSLRPFHLAVPVRDIAEARAFYGGVLGLPEGRSAEAWVDFDFFGHQFVVHHAPQRASGDAAVNPVDGHGVPVPHFGVVLTLEAFDALAAKMRDAGTRFDIEPYTRFAGEPGEQKTMFFRDPSGNAIEMKAFASLESLFAT
- the yihA gene encoding ribosome biogenesis GTP-binding protein YihA/YsxC, yielding MNEEEAAAAELEERARKLLTGRVEFLLSAPQLKFLPDPVVPEIAFAGRSNVGKSSLLNALTGRKSLARASVTPGRTQELNFFEVGDPLALRLVDMPGYGFAKAPVKVVERWKMLVRDFLRGRQVLKRTLVLIDSRHGVKDVDREMMKLLDEAAVGYRLVLTKADKIKASELAAVLDATRAEARKHVAAYPEVHATSSEKGMGIAQLRAAVLADSET
- the yidC gene encoding membrane protein insertase YidC, which encodes MDNQRNLLLAVVLCGLLLFGWDAMMQQFYPQPDRPTPTQAAAPAPSASSAPTREGGLTDPAAVALEKRDLATALKSPQRVRIDAPAVSGSIDLVGARIDDLTLKGRRETLKKDSDPVRLFSPAGTPAQHFAQFGWVGEGLRVPDAKTVWTAEGGPLAPGKPVTLKWPNGEGQVFTIELSIDDNYLITAKQTVGNASRAPIVVRPFATVSRTSATASLDQWTIHSGPIGYFDDGVDFGTDYDDIAAAGRLTPEGSARWIGFTDIYWMSAIVPQSTARVDADFRSLGGGVFRADAIYQPLTVPTGRQISRTTQLFAGAKESEVLGGYERAGIAGFDNAIDWGWFGVIEKPILWLLRWLYGIAGNFGVAIILLTVIVRGLMFPIAQKQFASMAAMRAIQPKMKAIQDRYKDDKPKQQQEIMALYKTEGVNPLAGCLPVLLQIPIFYGLYKVLMVSIEMRHKPFALWIQDLSAPDPAHILNLFGLLPFTPPSFLAIGPLAVLLGISMWATFRLNPPATDPVQAQMFKFMPWVLMFVMAPFAAGLLIYWITNNLLTLAQQSYLYSKHPQLRAQAEKDKTDQDRAKARDAKAKG
- the yidD gene encoding membrane protein insertion efficiency factor YidD, producing MKQVLILVARAWQLGPSRVLPPTCRYAPSCSQYAIEALERHGAIKGGWIALKRIMRCHPWGGHGYDPVP
- the rnpA gene encoding ribonuclease P protein component, which gives rise to MTLSTIRKRADFLAANRGVRVARPGFVLLAQPNGGRGKRFGVTVTKKIGNAVVRNRMKRRFRELLRGELPQRGLPDHDHVLIGREGGIERDFALMRDELVAALSRAAAGKGDPPRRRKR
- the rpmH gene encoding 50S ribosomal protein L34; translated protein: MKRTFQPSNLVRARRHGFFARKATPGGRKVLRARRARGRKKLCA
- a CDS encoding alpha/beta hydrolase, whose amino-acid sequence is MFALIALTASIVAAPAAAQERADEGAERAVAFAPKQATVGVADYGPFRVLDEKRAALVDVTDAATIADFEAMLRDHPGIAILELVECPGTDDDSANLKLGRMIRARGLATHVPAGGSVRSGAVELFLAGKRRLIDDGAEFAVHAWRDSDGREPADYAPDSPYNRAYVDYYREMGVAQPQAFYDMTNAVPNADARWLTAQDMRRWVGEARDGDVTVAAPQEQSPSIAYLDLGSRFP
- a CDS encoding YifB family Mg chelatase-like AAA ATPase produces the protein MVALVRTVAYLGLEARAVEVQCQVAPGMPRFNLVGLPDKAVGESRERVQASLAAMGLSLPPKRITINLSPADLPKEGSHYDLPIALALLAAMGVTDAEQLGDWIAVGELALDGRVAPSPGVLLAAIHANEVDAGLICPAAQGSEARWASGVPVIAAPDLVSLLNHLKGTSRLPDPAPGEVEDPGFGPDLKQVKGQETAKRGLEIAAAGGHNLLMIGPPGAGKSLMASCLPGILPPLTPAEALETSMVASVAGTLESGRISRARPFRAPHHSASMAALTGGGLRVRPGEVSLAHLGVLFLDELPEFQRAVLDSLRQPLETGKVDVARANAHVSFPARVQLVAAMNPCRCGHLGDPALACSRAPRCAADYQSKVSGPMLDRIDLHVEVDPVSAADLSLPPPAEGSAEVAARVAAARAVQTARAAETGARTNAELDGELLERFATPDEPGRKLLMQAAEAMRLSARGYTRMLRVARTIADLAGAEQVGRIHVAEALSYRRSAPRA